In the Rhinoderma darwinii isolate aRhiDar2 chromosome 13, aRhiDar2.hap1, whole genome shotgun sequence genome, one interval contains:
- the WFIKKN2 gene encoding WAP, Kazal, immunoglobulin, Kunitz and NTR domain-containing protein 2 gives MRHIFIKWMGARAARTRIVILLLLLLQGQAVPHMRYSHAGLCPNDLNPNLWVDAQSTCQRECEADQECETYEKCCPNVCGAKSCVAARYIDLKGRKGPVGMPKLATCDLFMCTQQGSQCDIWDGQPICKCKDRCEKEPSFTCASDGLTYYNKCFMDAEACAKGISLTVVTCKYHLTWPHTSPLPSETSANPTLPPVETAIINVVPPALVNNPTHKTVNVGDTVSFHCDVTGKPKPEITWEKEGKENVVMRPNHVVANIVVTNIAQLVIYNTQLQDTGVYICTAKNTGGILKINFPLTVKEQPAKEKSGNQTFFPTDECLKPPDSEDCGEEQTRWYFDGKKNNCFIFVYGNCNSNMNHFETYESCMVTCMNGPVNICSYPALQGPCKAYEPRWAFNKLLNQCQSFVYGGCGGNENNFESKEMCEESCPFPKNQKCKVCKPRQKLVTSFCKSDFAILGRILELTEDQESGHALVSVEEILKDEKMGLKFLGKQPLEITLFNMDWSCPCPNVTSVSGQLIIMGDAHNGMAVLQPHSFVGMSSARRVRKLREVIHNKTCDLLKEILGQP, from the exons ATGCGTCACATATTCATTAAGTGGATGGGGGCTAGGGCTGCCAGGACCCGCATCGTGATTCTTCTCCTATTACTTCTGCAAGGGCAAGCCGTACCCCACATGAGGTACTCCCATGCCGGCTTATGTCCTAATGATCTGAATCCAAACCTATGGGTGGACGCGCAGAGTACTTGTCAAAGAGAGTGCGAGGCCGATCAG GAATGTGAAACTTATGAAAAATGTTGTCCTAATGTCTGTGGAGCCAAGAGCTGTGTGGCAGCTCGATACATAGATTTGAAGGGGAGGAAAGGTCCCGTGGGGATGCCCAAACTGGCTACTTGTGACCTCTTCATGTGCACTCAGCAAGGTTCTCAGTGTGACATTTGGGACGGGCAACCCATATGCAAATGCAAAGATAGATGCGAGAAGGAACCGAGTTTTACCTGCGCCTCTGACGGGCTCACCTATTATAACAAGTGCTTTATGGATGCCGAAGCTTGCGCCAAGGGGATCTCGTTAACTGTTGTCACTTGCAAGTACCACCTCACCTGGCCACATACTAGTCCCCTACCATCAGAGACCAGCGCCAACCCCACCCTACCACCAGTGGAAACCGCCATTATAAACGTGGTTCCACCCGCTTTGGTGAACAACCCCACTCACAAGACGGTGAACGTTGGGGACACGGTCAGTTTCCACTGCGATGTTACTGGAAAGCCTAAACCGGAAATAACGTGGGAAAAGGAAGGAAAGGAAAATGTTGTCATGCGGCCCAACCATGTGGTTGCGAACATAGTGGTCACCAACATTGCCCAGCTAGTTATCTATAACACGCAACTACAAGACACCGGAGTCTATATATGCACGGCCAAAAACACTGGTGGTATTCTGAAGATCAACTTTCCCTTGACTGTCAAAGAGCAACCCGCTAAAGAAAAATCCGGTAATCAGACTTTTTTTCCAACTGATGAATGCCTAAAGCCCCCGGACAGCGAAGACTGCGGAGAAGAGCAGACACGGTGGTATTTTGACGGCAAGAAAAATAATTGTTTCATCTTTGTGTACGGTAATTGCAACAGTAACATGAATCACTTTGAGACCTATGAGTCGTGCATGGTAACGTGCATGAACGGACCCGTCAACATCTGTAGTTATCCCGCCCTCCAAGGCCCATGCAAGGCATACGAGCCACGATGGGCATTCAACAAGCTATTGAATCAGTGCCAGTCCTTCGTTTATGGGGGTTGTGGTGGCAATGAGAATAACTTCGAAAGCAAAGAAATGTGTGAGGAATCCTGCCCATTCCCCAAAAACCAGAAGTGCAAAGTTTGTAAGCCTCGGCAGAAGCTGGTGACGAGCTTCTGTAAAAGTGACTTTGCCATCCTTGGGCGTATACTAGAGTTGACAGAAGACCAAGAGTCTGGACATGCCCTCGTTTCAGTGGAAGAAATTCTAAAGGATGAGAAAATGGGACTGAAATTTTTGGGAAAGCAACCACTTGAAATCACTCTTTTCAACATGGACTGGAGCTGCCCATGCCCCAACGTCACCTCTGTCAGTGGGCAGCTTATAATCATGGGGGATGCCCATAATGGCATGGCAGTCCTACAACCGCACAGCTTTGTTGGTATGTCAAGTGCCCGCCGTGTGCGCAAACTTCGGGAAGTCATCCACAATAAAACGTGTGATCTTCTCAAAGAAATTCTAGGGCAGCCATAA